The following are from one region of the Gloeomargarita lithophora Alchichica-D10 genome:
- a CDS encoding LysR family transcriptional regulator, translated as MRLEELRTFLVVAETGSFQKAAQTCGVSQPTVSRQVQSLEADLGVPLFHRAAQVKLTLAGETFLSHARKIWQEWQAAGLALSDLHQGKQQELCVAAIHSVVAYVLPQFLPRLCQRFPRMQLRVTALGSDRALKVLKDGLVDVAVVMDNPNLLGHSQLVSYPMYEEGVGILMTHDHPLGAYPVVPWEILARYPQVVFKDGYGMRRLVEKGFARYGLTVPVALELNTPEAFVGVIRQSQMVALLPERLIQEALREPQLITRPVVDGEQWRRKVVAVTSKDRLDLPPIAYFYELLRTYPAPLTTPVHL; from the coding sequence ATGCGCCTAGAAGAATTGCGGACATTTTTGGTGGTGGCGGAAACCGGGAGTTTTCAAAAGGCGGCGCAGACCTGTGGGGTGAGTCAGCCGACGGTCAGTCGCCAGGTGCAGTCTTTGGAGGCGGATTTGGGGGTGCCGTTGTTTCACCGGGCGGCGCAGGTGAAGTTGACCTTGGCGGGGGAAACCTTTTTGTCCCATGCCCGCAAAATCTGGCAGGAGTGGCAGGCGGCTGGTTTGGCTCTGAGTGACCTGCACCAGGGCAAACAACAGGAATTGTGTGTGGCGGCAATTCATTCCGTGGTGGCCTACGTTTTGCCCCAGTTTTTACCCCGGTTGTGCCAGCGGTTTCCCCGGATGCAGTTGCGGGTGACGGCCTTGGGGAGCGACCGGGCGTTGAAGGTGTTGAAAGATGGCCTGGTGGATGTGGCGGTGGTGATGGACAATCCCAACCTGCTGGGGCACTCGCAATTGGTCTCCTACCCGATGTATGAAGAGGGGGTCGGCATTCTTATGACCCATGACCATCCCCTGGGGGCGTACCCGGTGGTGCCCTGGGAGATTTTGGCGCGCTATCCCCAGGTGGTTTTCAAAGATGGGTACGGGATGCGGCGGTTGGTGGAAAAGGGGTTTGCCCGCTATGGATTAACCGTGCCGGTGGCCTTAGAATTGAATACCCCGGAGGCGTTTGTGGGGGTGATTCGCCAAAGTCAGATGGTAGCACTGCTCCCGGAACGGTTGATTCAGGAAGCCCTGCGGGAGCCGCAGTTGATCACTCGCCCGGTGGTGGATGGGGAACAATGGCGGCGCAAGGTGGTGGCGGTGACCAGCAAAGACCGCTTAGACCTACCCCCGATTGCCTATTTTTATGAACTGCTCCGTACCTATCCTGCACCACTGACTACGCCCGTTCATTTATGA
- a CDS encoding nitrate reductase associated protein: MVFEFERDFVGNWQCIPMVVRYRLDTCGIKLKLTHWQALPLNQRQWLVDTPCDTLAQQKQYIQQLQTWVMGQTGQTAKEILVNPVWLNAQEIPPDLAQVIPLSQWQRLTFLQRFALVKLSRPGHDHRNLPLALQEFGLETPG, translated from the coding sequence ATGGTTTTTGAATTTGAACGGGATTTTGTCGGCAATTGGCAATGTATTCCGATGGTAGTGCGTTACCGTTTGGACACCTGCGGGATTAAACTCAAACTCACCCATTGGCAGGCATTACCGCTGAACCAACGGCAGTGGTTGGTGGATACGCCCTGTGATACGTTGGCGCAACAAAAGCAATACATCCAGCAATTACAAACCTGGGTGATGGGGCAAACGGGGCAAACGGCCAAGGAAATTCTGGTCAACCCGGTGTGGCTCAATGCCCAGGAAATTCCCCCCGATTTAGCCCAGGTTATTCCCCTGTCCCAATGGCAAAGGCTGACTTTTTTGCAACGGTTTGCCCTGGTCAAGCTCAGCCGTCCGGGGCATGACCATCGGAATTTACCCCTAGCTCTCCAGGAATTTGGCCTGGAAACCCCCGGCTAA
- a CDS encoding molybdopterin oxidoreductase family protein produces the protein MNPMVRTLCSYCGVGCGLEAVPQANGTYKMRGDRAHPSSLGLVCVKGATILESLGVNRLTQPQWRQKLTDEFQMITWEQALDILVKQLAWVRQKYGGDAICFYGSGQLQTEDYYVAQKLAKGCLGTNNFDTNSRMCMSSAVAAYQASLGSDGPPCCYEDLELTDCAFLIGTNTAACHPIVFNRLRQHHKRNPQVKLIVVDPRCTATAEVADLHLAIAPGTDIDLLHGIGHLLWQSDSIDQAFIHHHTQGFTDYVQVIQHYIPERVAQRCGITIDQLQQAAQWWGESKRVLSLWSMGINQSAEGTAKARSLMDLHLLTGQIGRPGCGPFSLTGQPNAMGGRETGGLAHLLPGYRQIENPQHRGEIEHFWGLPPGSIASKSGRSMWEMITGLEQNQVHCLWIVATNPLVSMPDLTRVQAALRRSPFTVVQDAYAPTETTEYAHLLLPAAQWGEKTGTMTNSERRVTLCPQFLPPPGTARGDWEIFAEVGRRLGFTAQFNFTSAAEVFAEFVQLTQGRGCDYSGLSHERLAQLGPITWPCPLGTDDTEAVNVKRLYLDKKFATPDGKARFAAIASQGLAEPPDGDFPFVLTTGRYYGHWHTQTRTGRIAKIQKMHPEPRLEIHPQDAYKLAITTGDWVRVISRRGQVRVKATVGEQMRLGTVFLPMHWGALWGEQMAANNLTHPQSCPVSRQPELKACAVRIEPEPADGF, from the coding sequence GTGAATCCAATGGTTCGTACCTTATGTTCGTACTGCGGGGTGGGCTGTGGGTTGGAGGCGGTTCCCCAGGCCAACGGCACCTACAAAATGCGGGGTGACCGGGCGCATCCGTCCAGTTTGGGCTTGGTGTGCGTCAAAGGGGCGACCATCCTCGAAAGTCTGGGGGTGAATCGTTTGACCCAGCCCCAATGGCGACAGAAATTAACCGATGAATTTCAGATGATTACTTGGGAACAGGCGTTGGATATTCTGGTGAAACAATTAGCCTGGGTGCGGCAAAAATATGGGGGTGATGCCATTTGTTTTTATGGCTCTGGGCAATTGCAAACCGAGGATTATTATGTGGCACAAAAATTAGCCAAAGGGTGTTTAGGCACCAATAATTTCGATACCAATTCCCGGATGTGTATGTCTTCGGCGGTAGCGGCTTATCAGGCCAGTTTGGGGAGTGATGGACCGCCCTGCTGTTATGAGGATTTGGAATTGACCGATTGTGCTTTTTTGATTGGCACCAATACGGCGGCCTGTCATCCGATTGTTTTTAATCGTTTGCGGCAACATCACAAGCGCAATCCCCAGGTGAAATTAATTGTGGTTGACCCCCGCTGTACCGCTACGGCAGAGGTGGCGGATTTGCATTTAGCGATTGCACCGGGAACGGATATTGATTTATTGCATGGCATTGGGCATTTGCTATGGCAATCGGACAGCATAGACCAGGCATTTATTCACCACCACACCCAGGGTTTTACAGACTATGTGCAGGTGATCCAACATTACATCCCGGAACGGGTTGCCCAACGCTGTGGAATTACCATTGACCAACTTCAGCAGGCGGCGCAGTGGTGGGGGGAATCAAAACGAGTTTTATCCCTGTGGTCTATGGGGATCAATCAATCTGCGGAAGGGACGGCAAAAGCCCGTAGTTTGATGGATTTACATCTGCTCACGGGGCAAATTGGTCGTCCGGGTTGTGGCCCTTTTTCGCTGACGGGACAACCGAATGCGATGGGGGGCAGGGAAACCGGTGGGTTAGCCCATTTGCTCCCCGGCTATCGCCAGATTGAGAACCCCCAACATCGTGGGGAAATTGAACATTTTTGGGGCTTGCCACCGGGCAGTATTGCCTCAAAATCTGGGCGCAGCATGTGGGAAATGATCACCGGTTTAGAGCAAAACCAGGTGCATTGTTTGTGGATTGTGGCCACCAATCCCCTGGTGAGTATGCCGGATTTGACCCGGGTGCAGGCGGCCTTACGCCGGAGTCCTTTTACCGTGGTGCAGGATGCCTATGCCCCGACGGAAACGACTGAGTACGCCCATCTGCTCTTACCGGCGGCGCAGTGGGGGGAAAAAACCGGCACCATGACCAATTCGGAACGCCGGGTTACCCTTTGTCCCCAGTTTTTGCCACCGCCAGGGACTGCCCGGGGGGATTGGGAAATTTTTGCGGAGGTGGGACGCAGATTGGGGTTTACGGCGCAATTTAATTTCACCAGTGCAGCTGAGGTGTTCGCTGAATTTGTCCAATTAACCCAGGGGCGGGGCTGTGACTATAGCGGTTTGAGCCACGAACGGCTGGCGCAATTGGGACCAATCACTTGGCCTTGTCCCCTGGGAACCGATGATACTGAAGCGGTTAATGTCAAGCGTTTGTACTTGGACAAAAAATTTGCCACCCCCGACGGTAAGGCCAGATTTGCCGCCATTGCCAGCCAAGGTTTGGCAGAGCCACCGGATGGGGATTTCCCTTTTGTGCTGACCACGGGACGTTATTACGGGCATTGGCACACGCAGACCCGCACCGGTCGGATTGCCAAAATCCAAAAAATGCACCCGGAACCGCGGCTCGAAATCCATCCCCAGGATGCCTACAAATTAGCCATCACGACCGGGGATTGGGTGCGGGTGATTTCCCGGCGGGGGCAGGTGCGGGTCAAGGCCACTGTGGGGGAACAAATGCGGCTGGGCACGGTGTTTTTGCCGATGCACTGGGGGGCGTTGTGGGGGGAACAGATGGCGGCGAACAACCTCACCCATCCCCAAAGTTGTCCCGTTTCCCGGCAACCGGAGTTGAAAGCCTGTGCGGTGCGGATTGAACCGGAGCCAGCCGATGGTTTTTGA
- a CDS encoding ferredoxin--nitrite reductase → MANKIEMIKTAKDGLAVREELEEFVRRGWEHIDREDLEHRLKWVGIFFRKSTPGKFMLRLRVPQGILTAAQMQVLAQILADCEADGVGDITTRQNIQLRGIDFANIPHIFQALEQVGLTSVQSGMDNVRNITSSPLAGLDPDELYDTRSLVQEVQDMITNGGKGNPEFTNLPRKFNIAINGCRDNSTHAEINDLAFIPAYEQSNPNLTFGFNILVGGFFSSKRVATAIPLDAWVTPAQVVEVCRAILRVFRDHGLRENRQQSRLMWLIDAWGMAKFRAEVMAQLGYDLPPAAPQDEMRWPKQDHLGLHPQKQSGLYYAGLHIPVGRISAEDMFEFARLANQYGQGELRLTVEQNLIIPHITDAKIPSFLQESILQKFPLQPTLLMRGLVSCTGNQFCNLAIIETKNRAVDLVSELETLLQLKQPIRIHWSGCPNSCGQPQVGDIGFIGCKAKKNGKPVDGVDIYLGGKVGHEATLGNCVRKGVPCEDLKWTLVDLMIRHFEAIPRPGVIFESAGTNGEKYPLSSPTSVV, encoded by the coding sequence ATGGCGAACAAAATTGAAATGATCAAAACGGCCAAGGATGGGTTGGCAGTGCGGGAGGAGCTAGAGGAATTTGTGCGTCGGGGTTGGGAGCATATTGATCGGGAAGATTTGGAACATCGTTTGAAGTGGGTGGGGATTTTTTTTCGCAAGAGTACCCCCGGCAAATTTATGTTGCGGTTGCGGGTACCCCAGGGGATTTTAACCGCCGCCCAGATGCAGGTATTGGCGCAGATTTTAGCCGATTGTGAAGCCGATGGGGTGGGGGATATTACCACCCGCCAAAACATTCAACTGAGGGGCATTGATTTCGCGAATATTCCCCACATTTTTCAAGCCTTGGAGCAGGTGGGTTTAACCAGTGTGCAATCGGGTATGGATAATGTGCGAAACATCACCAGTTCCCCTTTGGCAGGTCTTGACCCGGATGAATTATATGACACCCGTTCCCTAGTACAAGAAGTACAGGATATGATTACTAACGGGGGCAAAGGCAATCCAGAATTCACCAATTTACCCCGCAAATTTAACATTGCTATTAATGGCTGTCGGGATAATTCCACCCATGCGGAAATCAATGATTTGGCCTTTATTCCTGCCTACGAGCAAAGCAATCCCAACTTAACCTTTGGCTTTAACATTTTAGTCGGCGGTTTTTTCTCCAGCAAACGGGTAGCAACGGCCATTCCTTTGGATGCCTGGGTTACCCCTGCCCAAGTTGTAGAAGTCTGTCGGGCGATATTGCGGGTATTTCGGGATCACGGCCTGCGGGAAAACCGGCAACAATCCCGGCTCATGTGGCTCATTGATGCCTGGGGAATGGCAAAATTTCGGGCGGAAGTGATGGCTCAGTTGGGGTATGATTTGCCCCCCGCCGCTCCCCAGGATGAAATGCGGTGGCCGAAGCAGGATCATTTAGGATTGCATCCCCAAAAACAATCGGGATTATACTACGCCGGTTTGCATATCCCCGTGGGGCGGATTTCAGCGGAAGATATGTTTGAATTTGCCCGTTTAGCCAACCAATACGGCCAGGGTGAACTTCGTTTAACCGTGGAGCAAAACCTGATTATTCCCCACATTACTGATGCCAAAATCCCTAGTTTTCTTCAGGAGTCGATTCTCCAAAAATTTCCCTTACAACCTACTTTATTGATGCGGGGATTGGTTTCCTGTACTGGCAATCAATTTTGCAATCTTGCCATTATTGAAACTAAAAATCGAGCCGTGGATTTAGTCAGCGAATTAGAGACTCTTCTGCAATTGAAGCAACCCATTCGCATTCATTGGAGCGGCTGTCCCAATTCCTGCGGTCAACCCCAGGTGGGAGATATTGGTTTTATCGGTTGTAAAGCCAAGAAAAATGGTAAACCCGTGGATGGGGTAGATATTTATCTAGGGGGGAAAGTCGGTCATGAAGCAACCCTTGGAAATTGTGTGAGAAAAGGGGTTCCGTGTGAGGATTTGAAATGGACTTTGGTAGATTTAATGATCCGCCATTTTGAGGCAATACCCCGTCCTGGTGTCATCTTTGAATCGGCGGGGACAAATGGGGAAAAATACCCCCTCTCTTCCCCAACTTCCGTAGTTTAG
- a CDS encoding CmpA/NrtA family ABC transporter substrate-binding protein, which produces MSHSRRSFLTTAGLTAVGTLALHGCQPSETESTPTISPATSAVSGLETTTVKLGFIPLTDAAPLIIAKVKGYFDKHGLTGAEVIKQASWGTTRDNLVLGSSGGGIDGGHILSPMPYLISEGVVTNGKKVPMYILARLNTNGQGIQLSNDYLDLKVDLDATPLKEILKRKKSEGKEVKVAMTFPGGTHDLWIRYWLAAAGIDPNQDVSTIVVPPPQMVANVKVGNMESFCVGEPWPLQTLNQKIGYSAITTGEFWKNHPEKALGLRSDWVDKHPKATQALLQAVLEAQIWCDQDENKQEMCEIISQPEWVKAPVADIIDRSMGKFNLGVRQFESQDLMQKYWRDAASYPFKSHDLWFLTENIRWGYLPPNTDTKALVNRVNREDLWRAAAKTIGQEAAIPKSPSRGIETFFDQVQFDPENPQKYLDSLKIKSLKS; this is translated from the coding sequence ATGTCCCATTCTCGTCGTTCATTTTTAACTACTGCTGGTTTGACTGCGGTTGGCACGTTAGCTCTGCACGGATGCCAACCTTCAGAGACTGAATCCACCCCCACCATCAGTCCCGCAACCAGTGCTGTTTCTGGGCTGGAAACCACCACAGTTAAACTCGGTTTTATCCCCCTCACGGATGCCGCACCCCTGATTATTGCCAAAGTGAAAGGCTACTTTGATAAGCATGGATTAACCGGTGCCGAAGTGATTAAACAGGCATCCTGGGGTACGACTAGGGACAACTTAGTTTTGGGTTCATCGGGCGGCGGCATTGATGGGGGTCATATTCTCTCACCCATGCCCTATTTGATCAGTGAAGGCGTGGTAACCAATGGCAAAAAAGTTCCCATGTATATTCTGGCGCGCTTGAATACCAACGGCCAAGGAATTCAATTGTCTAACGACTATTTGGACTTGAAAGTTGACTTGGATGCCACGCCTTTGAAGGAAATTCTAAAACGCAAAAAAAGCGAAGGAAAAGAGGTGAAAGTCGCCATGACTTTTCCCGGTGGCACCCATGATTTATGGATACGTTATTGGCTGGCAGCGGCGGGCATTGACCCCAATCAAGATGTATCTACCATTGTCGTTCCTCCTCCGCAAATGGTGGCCAACGTTAAAGTCGGCAATATGGAATCGTTCTGCGTAGGAGAACCCTGGCCTTTGCAAACCCTGAATCAAAAAATTGGCTACAGTGCAATTACCACCGGAGAATTTTGGAAAAACCATCCCGAAAAAGCCCTGGGGTTACGGTCAGATTGGGTAGATAAACACCCTAAGGCGACCCAGGCGTTACTCCAGGCGGTTTTAGAGGCACAAATCTGGTGTGACCAAGATGAAAACAAACAGGAAATGTGCGAAATTATTAGCCAACCGGAATGGGTGAAAGCACCCGTGGCTGATATTATTGACCGCTCGATGGGCAAATTCAATTTGGGGGTGCGGCAATTTGAGAGTCAAGACCTGATGCAAAAGTATTGGCGAGATGCGGCTTCCTATCCATTTAAGAGCCATGACCTGTGGTTTTTAACGGAAAATATCCGCTGGGGTTATCTCCCCCCCAACACGGATACCAAAGCTCTGGTCAATCGGGTCAATCGGGAGGATTTGTGGCGAGCGGCGGCCAAAACCATCGGTCAAGAAGCGGCGATTCCCAAATCCCCATCAAGAGGTATCGAAACCTTCTTTGACCAGGTGCAATTTGACCCAGAAAATCCCCAAAAATATCTGGATAGTCTCAAAATCAAATCCCTTAAATCCTAG
- the ntrB gene encoding nitrate ABC transporter permease, with protein sequence MATTMGFSPRHSWQKYLPMLLPPLVILVVILVLWQILCSGANPRLPAPTTIIKESWHLIVNPFFDKGGTNKGLGLQVLQSLRRVAIGYLLSAIVGIAVGILVGTNQLLNRGFDPFFQVLRTVPPLAWLPIALAGFQQAEISAIFVIFITAIWPILINTTVGVQQVPQDYRNVARILRLNRWEYFWTILLPAAAPYIFTGMRIAAGLSWLAIVAAEMLTGGVGIGFFIWDAWNSSRITDIVVALLYVGIVGLLLDRLVFYTSKLVVQSEE encoded by the coding sequence ATGGCAACCACAATGGGATTTTCCCCACGTCATTCCTGGCAAAAGTATTTACCCATGCTTCTGCCACCTTTAGTGATACTGGTCGTGATTTTGGTACTTTGGCAAATTCTGTGCTCTGGGGCAAATCCACGTTTACCGGCACCAACCACAATTATCAAAGAATCTTGGCACCTCATTGTTAATCCGTTTTTTGATAAGGGTGGCACCAATAAGGGCTTGGGCTTGCAGGTACTTCAAAGTTTGCGCCGGGTTGCTATCGGCTATCTATTGTCTGCAATTGTGGGTATAGCTGTTGGTATTTTGGTGGGCACTAATCAACTGCTGAATCGGGGATTTGATCCATTTTTTCAAGTCTTAAGAACCGTGCCACCTCTGGCTTGGTTACCCATTGCTCTGGCGGGGTTTCAACAAGCAGAAATTTCAGCAATTTTCGTTATCTTTATTACCGCAATCTGGCCAATTTTAATTAACACAACGGTCGGGGTACAGCAAGTCCCTCAGGATTATCGTAATGTCGCTCGCATTTTACGCTTGAATCGCTGGGAATACTTCTGGACAATTTTGCTCCCAGCGGCGGCACCCTACATTTTTACGGGGATGCGGATCGCGGCTGGACTTTCCTGGTTAGCAATTGTCGCCGCTGAAATGCTGACCGGCGGTGTGGGGATTGGGTTCTTTATTTGGGATGCCTGGAATAGCTCTCGGATTACCGATATTGTCGTCGCCCTATTATATGTGGGCATTGTCGGTTTATTACTCGACCGTTTGGTCTTTTACACCAGCAAACTTGTCGTTCAATCTGAGGAGTAG
- a CDS encoding ABC transporter ATP-binding protein produces MQTLTTQATSHLLGDLPFLELRDVTKSYRTAKGNYTVLEGVNLSVKSGEFVSIIGHSGCGKTTLLNLVAGFFRPSQGEISLENQRITAPGPDRMVVFQHYSLLPWLTAYENIYLGVQSVYRPKSEAEKRQVKQIVNDHLELVGLGDAANKKPKQLSGGMKQRVSIARALAMRPQILLLDEPFGALDPITREELQDQLLDIWRQSKVTVLMITHDVDEAVYLSDRIIMMTNGPAATIGEILTIPFPRPRKRTMLMEDPQFFTLRNECLSFLYDRFALDVNHD; encoded by the coding sequence ATGCAGACCTTAACAACACAAGCAACATCACATTTATTGGGGGATTTACCCTTTTTAGAACTCAGAGATGTGACCAAATCCTACCGCACCGCCAAGGGCAACTATACTGTTTTGGAGGGAGTGAATTTATCAGTCAAATCTGGGGAATTTGTGAGTATTATTGGCCACTCTGGTTGTGGTAAAACAACCTTACTGAACCTGGTTGCAGGGTTCTTCCGTCCTAGCCAAGGTGAAATTTCTTTAGAGAACCAGCGAATCACTGCGCCTGGCCCAGACCGGATGGTTGTTTTTCAACATTATTCTTTACTTCCTTGGCTGACTGCTTATGAAAATATCTATTTGGGTGTGCAAAGCGTTTATCGTCCAAAAAGTGAAGCAGAAAAAAGACAGGTCAAACAAATTGTGAATGACCACCTAGAACTCGTGGGTTTAGGGGATGCGGCCAATAAGAAACCCAAACAATTATCCGGTGGAATGAAGCAAAGGGTTTCGATTGCCCGGGCTTTGGCCATGCGACCACAAATCCTCTTATTGGATGAACCCTTTGGAGCTTTAGACCCCATTACTCGCGAAGAGTTACAAGATCAATTGCTCGATATTTGGCGACAAAGTAAAGTAACTGTGTTGATGATTACCCATGATGTAGATGAAGCCGTATATTTGAGCGACCGAATTATTATGATGACCAATGGGCCTGCGGCAACTATTGGGGAAATTTTAACCATTCCTTTTCCCCGGCCTCGAAAGCGAACAATGTTAATGGAAGACCCCCAGTTTTTTACCCTTAGGAATGAATGTCTCTCTTTTCTTTATGACCGTTTTGCCCTCGATGTCAACCACGATTAA
- a CDS encoding ABC transporter ATP-binding/substrate-binding protein (This model describes the ATP binding subunits of ATP-binding cassette (ABC) transporters for nitrate transport, or for bicarbonate transport, in bacteria and archaea.) yields MEIDHVDKIFQTNRGTYSALKNIHIEINKGEFIAVIGHSGCGKSTLLNIVAGLDKASAGGIILEGKEIHQPGPNRMVVFQNHSLLPWLTVRQNIALGVNRIFRHRSPQERRAIIDEYLALVHLTAAAGKYPHQISGGMRQRVGIARALALQPKILLLDEPFGALDALTRGRLQEQLMQICNTHQITALMITHDVDEALLLADRVVMLTNGPGAHIGRMMRVELPRPRQRMEVINNPNYYRMRGEIIEFLDQQKKSKKQQELNRISIAISRGNIEKVNLDLGFIPLTDASPLIVAQEQKLFDKYGLEVQLKRQSSWTSLAENVINGALDGAMMVAGMPLVIAAEHHQTIVTAMTLSRNGNAITLSNQFNQLHTSPIDLLREYILQAKEKPIFGIVHPASMQNFLLRKWLIKIGIQPDIDVELVVIPPPQMVANLIAGNIIGFCVGEPWNTRAVLDNVGFIIATDIDLYDGHIEKVLGVNQTWAEQYPYTHLALIRALLEACAWCQQSANREELADILSQPHYLNMNSTYIKPSLCNPLWVTKHDTRYLRQFHHFLVKNEPCITEYQWILEQLIQYQIIDGTCANSQELLTHIIRDDIFQEAIALLDPNCLAGENLSEKI; encoded by the coding sequence TTGGAAATTGATCATGTGGATAAAATTTTTCAGACCAACCGAGGGACGTATTCGGCTTTGAAGAATATCCATATTGAAATAAATAAAGGTGAATTTATTGCGGTTATTGGGCACTCAGGTTGTGGTAAATCTACGCTATTAAATATTGTGGCCGGTCTCGATAAAGCCAGTGCTGGGGGCATCATTTTAGAAGGGAAAGAAATTCACCAACCGGGTCCCAATCGGATGGTTGTATTTCAGAACCATTCCCTGCTTCCATGGTTAACAGTACGCCAGAATATTGCCCTGGGGGTAAACCGGATATTTCGGCATCGTTCACCCCAGGAACGCAGAGCCATTATTGATGAGTATTTAGCACTGGTTCATTTGACTGCCGCCGCCGGTAAATATCCCCACCAAATCTCAGGGGGAATGCGTCAACGGGTCGGCATTGCCCGTGCGTTAGCCCTACAACCTAAAATTTTACTTCTGGATGAACCATTTGGGGCTTTAGATGCCTTGACTCGCGGGCGTTTACAAGAACAATTGATGCAGATTTGCAACACCCATCAAATTACGGCATTAATGATTACCCATGATGTGGATGAGGCGCTCTTGTTGGCAGATCGGGTGGTCATGTTGACCAACGGTCCGGGCGCACACATTGGTCGCATGATGCGGGTAGAATTACCTCGTCCTCGGCAACGTATGGAAGTCATTAACAATCCCAATTACTATCGGATGCGAGGAGAAATTATTGAATTTCTTGACCAACAAAAGAAATCAAAAAAGCAACAGGAATTGAATCGAATTTCCATTGCCATTAGTCGTGGAAATATCGAAAAAGTGAACCTGGACTTGGGTTTTATTCCCCTAACAGATGCCAGCCCTTTAATTGTGGCTCAGGAACAAAAATTGTTTGATAAGTATGGACTAGAAGTCCAACTCAAACGCCAGTCAAGCTGGACATCTTTGGCTGAAAATGTCATCAATGGTGCGTTGGATGGTGCCATGATGGTGGCTGGGATGCCCCTAGTCATTGCCGCTGAGCATCATCAAACGATTGTGACCGCAATGACCCTCAGCCGCAATGGGAATGCCATTACCTTATCCAATCAATTCAATCAGTTGCATACTTCGCCGATAGACCTATTGCGTGAGTACATACTCCAAGCCAAAGAAAAACCGATCTTTGGGATTGTCCATCCGGCTTCTATGCAGAATTTTTTACTCAGAAAATGGTTGATAAAAATCGGTATTCAACCTGATATAGATGTAGAATTAGTGGTGATTCCACCCCCGCAAATGGTTGCCAACTTAATTGCCGGTAATATCATTGGATTTTGCGTCGGTGAACCCTGGAATACGCGGGCAGTTTTGGATAATGTTGGGTTTATCATTGCCACGGATATTGACCTCTATGACGGCCATATTGAAAAAGTGCTTGGAGTTAATCAAACCTGGGCGGAGCAATATCCTTACACTCATTTAGCATTAATTCGGGCATTGTTAGAAGCCTGTGCGTGGTGTCAACAATCTGCAAATCGAGAGGAATTGGCAGATATATTATCACAACCGCATTACTTAAATATGAATTCAACCTACATAAAACCCAGTTTATGTAACCCGTTATGGGTCACCAAGCATGACACCAGATATTTACGCCAATTTCATCATTTCCTCGTCAAAAATGAACCATGTATCACCGAATATCAATGGATATTAGAACAGCTTATTCAGTACCAAATTATTGATGGGACTTGTGCAAATTCTCAGGAATTGCTAACGCATATTATCAGAGATGATATTTTTCAAGAAGCGATTGCACTGCTAGACCCAAATTGCTTGGCAGGTGAAAATCTCTCCGAAAAGATATAG